In the Lepus europaeus isolate LE1 chromosome 18, mLepTim1.pri, whole genome shotgun sequence genome, one interval contains:
- the GSDMA gene encoding gasdermin-A, whose product MTMFENVTRALARQLNPRGDLTPLDSLIDFKRFHPFCLVLRKRKSTLFWGARYVRTDYTLLDLLEPGSAPSDPTDSGNFGFKNMLDARVEGEVDVPKTVKVTGTAGLSRNSTLEVQTLSVAPKALETLHEERKLAADHPFLKEMRERGENLYVVMEVVETVQEVTLERAGKAEGCFSLPFFAPLGLQGSVNHKEAVTIPKGCVLAFRVRQLMVNGKDEWDIPHICSDTMQTFPPGEKPEEKFTLIQASDVGEAHEDFRTLKEEVQRETHEVEKLSHRGQSSLLSSLSKLLGKKKELQDLELTLEGALDKGHEVTLEALPKDVLLSKEAMGAVLYFLGALTVLSEAQQKLLVKSMERKILPVQLKLVESAMEQNFLQDKEGVFPLRPELLSSLGEEELTLTEALVGLSGLEVQRSGPQYMWDPDTLPHLCALYAGLSLLQLLTKAS is encoded by the exons ATGACCATGTTTGAAAATGTCACCCGGGCCCTGGCCAGACAGCTAAACCCTCGCGGGGACCTGACGCCCCTTGACAGCCTCATCGACTTCAAGCGCTTCCACCCCTTCTGCCTGGtgctgaggaagaggaagagcacGCTCTTCTGGGGCGCCCGCTACGTCCGCACGGACTACACCCTCCTGGACCTGCTGGAGCCTGGCAGCGCCCCCTCGG ATCCAACAGACTCTGGGAACTTTGGCTTTAAGAATATGCTAGATGCTCGAGTGGAGGGAGAGGTGGATGTGCCAAAGACGGTGAAGGTGACGGGGACCGCAGGGCTGTCCCGGAACAGCACTCTGGAGGTCCAGACGCTCAGTGTGGCTCCCAAGGCCCTGGAGACCTTACATGAGGAGAG gaagctggcagCAGACCACCCGTTCCTGAAGGAGATGCGTGAGCGGGGGGAGAACCTGTAcgtggtgatggaggtggtggAGACTGTGCAGGAAGTGACTCTCGAGAGAGCCGGCAAGGCAGAGGGctgcttctccctccccttcttcgcCCCACTGGGGCTCCAG GGATCTGTAAACCACAAGGAGGCTGTAACCATCCCCAAGGGCTGTGTCCTGGCCTTCCGAGTGAGACAGCTGATGGTCAACGGCAAAGATGAGTGGG ACATCCCGCACATCTGCAGCGACACCATGCAGACCTTCCCTCCCGGAG AAAAACCAGAAGAGAAGTTCACAC ttATCCAGGCATCTGATGTTG GCGAGGCACACGAGGACTTCAGGACCCTGAAAGAAGAGGTTCAAAGAGAGACCCacgaagtggagaagctgagccaCAGAGGGCAAAGCTCCCTGCTCAGCTCCCTCAGCAAACTTCTAGGGAAGAAAAAGGAGCTGCAAGACCTTGAGCTCACG CTTGAAGGGGCTCTAGACAAGGGACATGAAGTGACCCTAGAGGCACTCCCAAAAGATGTCCTACTCTCAAAGGAGGCTATGGGTGCCGTCCTGTATTTCCTTGGAGCCCTAACAG TGCTAAGCGAAGCCCAACAGAAACTGCTAGTAAAGTCCATGGAGAGAAAGATCCTACCTGTGCAGCTGAAGCTG GTGGAAAGTGCAATGGAACAGAACTTCCTGCAGGATAAAGAGGGGGTTTTCCCCCTGCGACCCGAGTTGCTTTCCTCCCTTGGGGAAGAGGAACTGACCCTCACGGAGGCCCTTGTGGGGCTGAGCGGCCTAGAAGTGCAGAGGTCGGGCCCCCAATACATGTGGGATCCAgacaccctcccccacctctgtgcCCTGTATGCTGGCCTCTCCCTCCTTCAGCTGCTGACCAAGGCCTCCTAA